In one Balaenoptera musculus isolate JJ_BM4_2016_0621 chromosome 2, mBalMus1.pri.v3, whole genome shotgun sequence genomic region, the following are encoded:
- the LOC118891323 gene encoding glutaredoxin-related protein 5, mitochondrial-like — MSGSLGRAAAALLCWGHSAGGGLWGPGVRAASSGGSGSSEHLDMLVKKDRVVVFLKGPPEQPQCGFSNTVVQILRLHSIRDYAVYNVLDDPQLQQGIKAYSNWPTIPQVYLNSEFVGGCDILLQMHQNGDLVEELKKLGIRSTLLDEKKDQDSK, encoded by the coding sequence ATGAGCGGGTCCCTGGGCCGGGCGGCAGCGGCTCTGCTCTGCTGGGGGCACAGCGCGGGTGGCGGCCTGTGGGGCCCGGGCGTGCGGGCGGCGAGCTCGGGGGGCAGCGGCTCGTCGGAGCACCTGGACATGCTGGTGAAGAAGGACAGGGTAGTGGTCTTCCTAAAGGGGCCGCCGGAGCAGCCCCAGTGCGGCTTCAGCAACACCGTGGTGCAGATCCTGCGGCTGCACAGCATCCGCGACTATGCGGTCTACAACGTGCTGGACGACCCCCAGCTCCAGCAAGGCATTAAAGCCTATTCCAACTGGCCCACCATCCCGCAAGTGTACCTCAACAGCGAGTTCGTGGGGGGCTGTGACATTCTTCTGCAGATGCACCAGAATGGGGACCTGGTGGAAGAACTGAAAAAGCTGGGGATCCGCTCCACCCTCTTAGATGAAAAGAAAGATCAAGACTCAAAGTGA